From a region of the Daphnia magna isolate NIES linkage group LG1, ASM2063170v1.1, whole genome shotgun sequence genome:
- the LOC116927013 gene encoding bromodomain-containing protein 8 isoform X2 — protein MASPDKISSQQKLKMKMVSIDTWSVREQLCLASSVLRSGDQNWVSVSRSLKLFAEPNRPQDWLSPRNCALQYNSLLEKTGAHKRKRGERHPSSGSTDSLQGETAGEIILRQLTQERIEELQQLLESSRREYQKLKKELDLVQDGKLDDRLPEISKQIDEENEKKLNEQKSHIKWLQERESKQQELKQAQQLMLRSPTKTSNSSEAVDGEMVTGSPSVTDQLNIDISTEEVRETTTVSPSEAKQGSTGGSITPIVPAATPSSPLLTSLLRSPTATASVPPNATKGFTTPPSKPFTLTSPSGLSPGLKNLVSTAIGEDTSAIKVASTSPGTRVAAPTLTHLLELPLNSPGKPLPDLTVSEETEVSTVSVPNKNEVQTKSQDMEAEKIEETSVPENEEQVVLEETVETNDVTIVRTEKESCAKETEESKPSAEEETPAHDLLTETVESSVKKEDEPVSKAEDDIGLTLKEEQPEVTVAFDSEIEVSHTEDVEKIVEEMAVDVTATVGDMKSEPVEEEEVIHEEEEKIVEEVNEELADEKVEEKQQKTIEAESTSKSETETPKTTRRAQRGSRKKEIASEAEGTPSDEKTKSSELGPTTRRSSGRKGPQSDDQDTEVVEEPTETIVPTTGVGKKKTSLPPPLYVPSTSPAPSSGIDSTPNSPTSSVSTVAEDDRDYRTWKKSILLVWREISSHKNASLFAKPISEESVPGYRSLVMRPMDLSTIKKNIESGAIRSTVEFQRDISLMFFNSIIYNPTYHEVNRLAKEMYTESTTIIQEFVNAQLLAAHNVESMRPIRRETRDLARRTESLSSHEETPVKLEEGKTRAAKRASAAAQIDDSTTIKTKRRSRLHND, from the exons ATGGCGAGTCCGGACAAGATTTCTTCTCAACAAA AGCTCAAGATGAAAATGGTTTCTATTGATACTTGGTCTGTTCGTGAGCAACTGTGTTTGGCCTCTTCTGTACTTCGCAGTGGTGATCAAAactg GGTTTCCGTGAGCCGATCATTAAAACTATTTGCTGAACCGAATCGTCCACAAGATTGGTTGTCTCCCAGAAACTGTGCCTTGCAATACAATAGTTTGCTGGAGAAAACAGGTGCCCataagagaaaaagaggggaGAGACATCCAAGTTCGGGGTCAACAGACTCGCTGCAAGGAGAAACGGCTGGAGAGATCATTCTTAGACAGCTAACTCAGG AGCGCATAGAAGAGCTACAGCAACTGTTGGAGTCCTCACGCCGAGAGTATCAGAAACTAAAGAAAGAATTGGATTTAGTTCAAGATGGAAAACTCGACGACCGGCTACCAGAAATTAGTAAACAAATTGACGA ggaaaacgagaaaaaactTAACGAGCAAAAATCTCACATAAAATGGCTGCAAGAACGCGAATCAAAGCAACAAGAGTTAAAACAAGCGCAGCAATTAATGTTACGTTCACCTACGAAAACTAGCAACAGTTCCGAAGCGGTGGATGGAGAAATGGTGACTGGTAGTCCGTCAGTCACAGACCAGCTCAACATCGACATTTCGACAGAGGAGGTGCGGGAGACGACCACTGTTTCTCCTAGTGAAGCTAAACAGGGCAGTACTGGAGGTAGCATCAccccaattgttccagccgcTACTCCCTCTTCGCCCTTGCTCACCAGTCTTTTGAGGAGTCCCACTGCCACGGCCAGTGTCCCGCCAAATGCCACCAAAGGATTTACGACTCCACCTTCAAAGCCTTTTACACTAa CCTCTCCAAGTGGTCTGTCGCCTGGACtaaaaaatttggtttctACTGCCATTGGAGAAGACACCTCAGCTATCAAAGTCGCTTCAACCTCTCCAGGAACAAGAGTGGCAGCTCCGACATTAACTCATCTGTTAGAATTACCGCTCAACTCACCGGGAAAACCTTTGCCCGATTTGACAGTCAGCGAGGAAACCGAGGTGTCTACGGTTTCTGTCCCGAACAAAAATGAAGTGCAAACAAAAAGTCAAGACATGGAAGCCGAAAAAATCGAAGAAACTTCAGTGCCCGAAAACGAGGAGCAAGTTGTGCTTGAAGAAACTGTTGAAACCAATGATGTTACAATCGTCCGAACAGAGAAGGAAAGCTGTGCCAAGGAGACGGAAGAGTCCAAACCATCAGCTGAAGAGGAGACGCCAGCCCATGACCTTTTGACAGAAACTGTAGAATCTTCcgtgaagaaagaagatgaaCCCGTGTCGAAAGCAGAGGATGACATTGGACTAACTCTTaaagaagagcagccagaggTTACGGTAGCATTCGACAGTGAGATCGAAGTGAGCCACACCGAAGATGTTGAGAAAATTGTTGAAGAGATGGCCGTAGACGTAACAGCCACCGTTGGAGACATGAAGTCAGAACCcgtcgaagaagaggaagtgatacatgaagaagaagaaaagataGTTGAAGAAGTAAATGAAGAGTTGGCCGATGAAAAggttgaagaaaaacaacaaaagacaaTTGAAGCAGAGTCCACTTCTAAATCAGAGACAGAGACACCGAAAACCACTCGACGAGCTCAACGGGGCAGCCGGAAAAAGGAGATAGCCAGCGAAGCAGAAGGGACACCCAGTGatgaaaaaactaaatccTCTGAACTGGGCCCTACGACAAGGCGTAGTTCTGGCCGTAAAGGACCACAGTCTGACGACCAAGATACAGAAGTCGTCGAGGAACCCACCGAAACTATTGTACCTACTACTGGCGTTGGGAAGAAGAAGACTTCCTTACCCCCACCTCTGTACGTCCCGTCTACTTCACCGGCCCCGTCCAGCGGTATTGATTCCACTCCTAATAGCCCCACTTCGTCTGTCAGTACCGTAGC ggaggaCGATCGAGATTACAGGACCTGGAAAAAATCCATACTGCTGGTATGGCGAGAAATATCTAGCCACAAAAACGCATCCCTTTTTGCCAAACCAATCTCAGAAGAAAGTGTTCCAGGCTATCGTAGTTTGGTCATGCG ACCGATGGATTTGAGTACCATTAAAAAGAACATCGAAAGTGGAGCTATTCGAAGCACTGTGGAGTTCCAACGGGACATATCTCTCATGTTCTTCAACTCAATCATATACAACCCCACTTATCACGAAGTTAATCGTCTAGCAAAGGAAATGTATACCGAAAGCACTACCATTATTCAG GAATTTGTTAATGCCCAGTTGCTAGCAGCTCATAACGTAGAGTCAATGCGTCCAATTCGACGTGAAACACGAGATCTTGCCCGTCGAACTGAATCGTTGAGCTCACATGAAGAAACACCTGTGAAGCTGGAAGAAGGCAAAACACGAGCGGCAAAAAGAGCCTCTGCTGCTGCGCAAATTGACGATAGCACGACCATCAAAACAAAGAGACGATCGCGTTTGCACAATGACTGA
- the LOC116927013 gene encoding bromodomain-containing protein 8 isoform X1, with product MASPDKISSQQKLKMKMVSIDTWSVREQLCLASSVLRSGDQNCFGERVSVSRSLKLFAEPNRPQDWLSPRNCALQYNSLLEKTGAHKRKRGERHPSSGSTDSLQGETAGEIILRQLTQERIEELQQLLESSRREYQKLKKELDLVQDGKLDDRLPEISKQIDEENEKKLNEQKSHIKWLQERESKQQELKQAQQLMLRSPTKTSNSSEAVDGEMVTGSPSVTDQLNIDISTEEVRETTTVSPSEAKQGSTGGSITPIVPAATPSSPLLTSLLRSPTATASVPPNATKGFTTPPSKPFTLTSPSGLSPGLKNLVSTAIGEDTSAIKVASTSPGTRVAAPTLTHLLELPLNSPGKPLPDLTVSEETEVSTVSVPNKNEVQTKSQDMEAEKIEETSVPENEEQVVLEETVETNDVTIVRTEKESCAKETEESKPSAEEETPAHDLLTETVESSVKKEDEPVSKAEDDIGLTLKEEQPEVTVAFDSEIEVSHTEDVEKIVEEMAVDVTATVGDMKSEPVEEEEVIHEEEEKIVEEVNEELADEKVEEKQQKTIEAESTSKSETETPKTTRRAQRGSRKKEIASEAEGTPSDEKTKSSELGPTTRRSSGRKGPQSDDQDTEVVEEPTETIVPTTGVGKKKTSLPPPLYVPSTSPAPSSGIDSTPNSPTSSVSTVAEDDRDYRTWKKSILLVWREISSHKNASLFAKPISEESVPGYRSLVMRPMDLSTIKKNIESGAIRSTVEFQRDISLMFFNSIIYNPTYHEVNRLAKEMYTESTTIIQEFVNAQLLAAHNVESMRPIRRETRDLARRTESLSSHEETPVKLEEGKTRAAKRASAAAQIDDSTTIKTKRRSRLHND from the exons ATGGCGAGTCCGGACAAGATTTCTTCTCAACAAA AGCTCAAGATGAAAATGGTTTCTATTGATACTTGGTCTGTTCGTGAGCAACTGTGTTTGGCCTCTTCTGTACTTCGCAGTGGTGATCAAAactg TTTTGGCGAAAGGGTTTCCGTGAGCCGATCATTAAAACTATTTGCTGAACCGAATCGTCCACAAGATTGGTTGTCTCCCAGAAACTGTGCCTTGCAATACAATAGTTTGCTGGAGAAAACAGGTGCCCataagagaaaaagaggggaGAGACATCCAAGTTCGGGGTCAACAGACTCGCTGCAAGGAGAAACGGCTGGAGAGATCATTCTTAGACAGCTAACTCAGG AGCGCATAGAAGAGCTACAGCAACTGTTGGAGTCCTCACGCCGAGAGTATCAGAAACTAAAGAAAGAATTGGATTTAGTTCAAGATGGAAAACTCGACGACCGGCTACCAGAAATTAGTAAACAAATTGACGA ggaaaacgagaaaaaactTAACGAGCAAAAATCTCACATAAAATGGCTGCAAGAACGCGAATCAAAGCAACAAGAGTTAAAACAAGCGCAGCAATTAATGTTACGTTCACCTACGAAAACTAGCAACAGTTCCGAAGCGGTGGATGGAGAAATGGTGACTGGTAGTCCGTCAGTCACAGACCAGCTCAACATCGACATTTCGACAGAGGAGGTGCGGGAGACGACCACTGTTTCTCCTAGTGAAGCTAAACAGGGCAGTACTGGAGGTAGCATCAccccaattgttccagccgcTACTCCCTCTTCGCCCTTGCTCACCAGTCTTTTGAGGAGTCCCACTGCCACGGCCAGTGTCCCGCCAAATGCCACCAAAGGATTTACGACTCCACCTTCAAAGCCTTTTACACTAa CCTCTCCAAGTGGTCTGTCGCCTGGACtaaaaaatttggtttctACTGCCATTGGAGAAGACACCTCAGCTATCAAAGTCGCTTCAACCTCTCCAGGAACAAGAGTGGCAGCTCCGACATTAACTCATCTGTTAGAATTACCGCTCAACTCACCGGGAAAACCTTTGCCCGATTTGACAGTCAGCGAGGAAACCGAGGTGTCTACGGTTTCTGTCCCGAACAAAAATGAAGTGCAAACAAAAAGTCAAGACATGGAAGCCGAAAAAATCGAAGAAACTTCAGTGCCCGAAAACGAGGAGCAAGTTGTGCTTGAAGAAACTGTTGAAACCAATGATGTTACAATCGTCCGAACAGAGAAGGAAAGCTGTGCCAAGGAGACGGAAGAGTCCAAACCATCAGCTGAAGAGGAGACGCCAGCCCATGACCTTTTGACAGAAACTGTAGAATCTTCcgtgaagaaagaagatgaaCCCGTGTCGAAAGCAGAGGATGACATTGGACTAACTCTTaaagaagagcagccagaggTTACGGTAGCATTCGACAGTGAGATCGAAGTGAGCCACACCGAAGATGTTGAGAAAATTGTTGAAGAGATGGCCGTAGACGTAACAGCCACCGTTGGAGACATGAAGTCAGAACCcgtcgaagaagaggaagtgatacatgaagaagaagaaaagataGTTGAAGAAGTAAATGAAGAGTTGGCCGATGAAAAggttgaagaaaaacaacaaaagacaaTTGAAGCAGAGTCCACTTCTAAATCAGAGACAGAGACACCGAAAACCACTCGACGAGCTCAACGGGGCAGCCGGAAAAAGGAGATAGCCAGCGAAGCAGAAGGGACACCCAGTGatgaaaaaactaaatccTCTGAACTGGGCCCTACGACAAGGCGTAGTTCTGGCCGTAAAGGACCACAGTCTGACGACCAAGATACAGAAGTCGTCGAGGAACCCACCGAAACTATTGTACCTACTACTGGCGTTGGGAAGAAGAAGACTTCCTTACCCCCACCTCTGTACGTCCCGTCTACTTCACCGGCCCCGTCCAGCGGTATTGATTCCACTCCTAATAGCCCCACTTCGTCTGTCAGTACCGTAGC ggaggaCGATCGAGATTACAGGACCTGGAAAAAATCCATACTGCTGGTATGGCGAGAAATATCTAGCCACAAAAACGCATCCCTTTTTGCCAAACCAATCTCAGAAGAAAGTGTTCCAGGCTATCGTAGTTTGGTCATGCG ACCGATGGATTTGAGTACCATTAAAAAGAACATCGAAAGTGGAGCTATTCGAAGCACTGTGGAGTTCCAACGGGACATATCTCTCATGTTCTTCAACTCAATCATATACAACCCCACTTATCACGAAGTTAATCGTCTAGCAAAGGAAATGTATACCGAAAGCACTACCATTATTCAG GAATTTGTTAATGCCCAGTTGCTAGCAGCTCATAACGTAGAGTCAATGCGTCCAATTCGACGTGAAACACGAGATCTTGCCCGTCGAACTGAATCGTTGAGCTCACATGAAGAAACACCTGTGAAGCTGGAAGAAGGCAAAACACGAGCGGCAAAAAGAGCCTCTGCTGCTGCGCAAATTGACGATAGCACGACCATCAAAACAAAGAGACGATCGCGTTTGCACAATGACTGA
- the LOC116927013 gene encoding bromodomain-containing protein 8 isoform X3, whose product MKMVSIDTWSVREQLCLASSVLRSGDQNWVSVSRSLKLFAEPNRPQDWLSPRNCALQYNSLLEKTGAHKRKRGERHPSSGSTDSLQGETAGEIILRQLTQERIEELQQLLESSRREYQKLKKELDLVQDGKLDDRLPEISKQIDEENEKKLNEQKSHIKWLQERESKQQELKQAQQLMLRSPTKTSNSSEAVDGEMVTGSPSVTDQLNIDISTEEVRETTTVSPSEAKQGSTGGSITPIVPAATPSSPLLTSLLRSPTATASVPPNATKGFTTPPSKPFTLTSPSGLSPGLKNLVSTAIGEDTSAIKVASTSPGTRVAAPTLTHLLELPLNSPGKPLPDLTVSEETEVSTVSVPNKNEVQTKSQDMEAEKIEETSVPENEEQVVLEETVETNDVTIVRTEKESCAKETEESKPSAEEETPAHDLLTETVESSVKKEDEPVSKAEDDIGLTLKEEQPEVTVAFDSEIEVSHTEDVEKIVEEMAVDVTATVGDMKSEPVEEEEVIHEEEEKIVEEVNEELADEKVEEKQQKTIEAESTSKSETETPKTTRRAQRGSRKKEIASEAEGTPSDEKTKSSELGPTTRRSSGRKGPQSDDQDTEVVEEPTETIVPTTGVGKKKTSLPPPLYVPSTSPAPSSGIDSTPNSPTSSVSTVAEDDRDYRTWKKSILLVWREISSHKNASLFAKPISEESVPGYRSLVMRPMDLSTIKKNIESGAIRSTVEFQRDISLMFFNSIIYNPTYHEVNRLAKEMYTESTTIIQEFVNAQLLAAHNVESMRPIRRETRDLARRTESLSSHEETPVKLEEGKTRAAKRASAAAQIDDSTTIKTKRRSRLHND is encoded by the exons ATGAAAATGGTTTCTATTGATACTTGGTCTGTTCGTGAGCAACTGTGTTTGGCCTCTTCTGTACTTCGCAGTGGTGATCAAAactg GGTTTCCGTGAGCCGATCATTAAAACTATTTGCTGAACCGAATCGTCCACAAGATTGGTTGTCTCCCAGAAACTGTGCCTTGCAATACAATAGTTTGCTGGAGAAAACAGGTGCCCataagagaaaaagaggggaGAGACATCCAAGTTCGGGGTCAACAGACTCGCTGCAAGGAGAAACGGCTGGAGAGATCATTCTTAGACAGCTAACTCAGG AGCGCATAGAAGAGCTACAGCAACTGTTGGAGTCCTCACGCCGAGAGTATCAGAAACTAAAGAAAGAATTGGATTTAGTTCAAGATGGAAAACTCGACGACCGGCTACCAGAAATTAGTAAACAAATTGACGA ggaaaacgagaaaaaactTAACGAGCAAAAATCTCACATAAAATGGCTGCAAGAACGCGAATCAAAGCAACAAGAGTTAAAACAAGCGCAGCAATTAATGTTACGTTCACCTACGAAAACTAGCAACAGTTCCGAAGCGGTGGATGGAGAAATGGTGACTGGTAGTCCGTCAGTCACAGACCAGCTCAACATCGACATTTCGACAGAGGAGGTGCGGGAGACGACCACTGTTTCTCCTAGTGAAGCTAAACAGGGCAGTACTGGAGGTAGCATCAccccaattgttccagccgcTACTCCCTCTTCGCCCTTGCTCACCAGTCTTTTGAGGAGTCCCACTGCCACGGCCAGTGTCCCGCCAAATGCCACCAAAGGATTTACGACTCCACCTTCAAAGCCTTTTACACTAa CCTCTCCAAGTGGTCTGTCGCCTGGACtaaaaaatttggtttctACTGCCATTGGAGAAGACACCTCAGCTATCAAAGTCGCTTCAACCTCTCCAGGAACAAGAGTGGCAGCTCCGACATTAACTCATCTGTTAGAATTACCGCTCAACTCACCGGGAAAACCTTTGCCCGATTTGACAGTCAGCGAGGAAACCGAGGTGTCTACGGTTTCTGTCCCGAACAAAAATGAAGTGCAAACAAAAAGTCAAGACATGGAAGCCGAAAAAATCGAAGAAACTTCAGTGCCCGAAAACGAGGAGCAAGTTGTGCTTGAAGAAACTGTTGAAACCAATGATGTTACAATCGTCCGAACAGAGAAGGAAAGCTGTGCCAAGGAGACGGAAGAGTCCAAACCATCAGCTGAAGAGGAGACGCCAGCCCATGACCTTTTGACAGAAACTGTAGAATCTTCcgtgaagaaagaagatgaaCCCGTGTCGAAAGCAGAGGATGACATTGGACTAACTCTTaaagaagagcagccagaggTTACGGTAGCATTCGACAGTGAGATCGAAGTGAGCCACACCGAAGATGTTGAGAAAATTGTTGAAGAGATGGCCGTAGACGTAACAGCCACCGTTGGAGACATGAAGTCAGAACCcgtcgaagaagaggaagtgatacatgaagaagaagaaaagataGTTGAAGAAGTAAATGAAGAGTTGGCCGATGAAAAggttgaagaaaaacaacaaaagacaaTTGAAGCAGAGTCCACTTCTAAATCAGAGACAGAGACACCGAAAACCACTCGACGAGCTCAACGGGGCAGCCGGAAAAAGGAGATAGCCAGCGAAGCAGAAGGGACACCCAGTGatgaaaaaactaaatccTCTGAACTGGGCCCTACGACAAGGCGTAGTTCTGGCCGTAAAGGACCACAGTCTGACGACCAAGATACAGAAGTCGTCGAGGAACCCACCGAAACTATTGTACCTACTACTGGCGTTGGGAAGAAGAAGACTTCCTTACCCCCACCTCTGTACGTCCCGTCTACTTCACCGGCCCCGTCCAGCGGTATTGATTCCACTCCTAATAGCCCCACTTCGTCTGTCAGTACCGTAGC ggaggaCGATCGAGATTACAGGACCTGGAAAAAATCCATACTGCTGGTATGGCGAGAAATATCTAGCCACAAAAACGCATCCCTTTTTGCCAAACCAATCTCAGAAGAAAGTGTTCCAGGCTATCGTAGTTTGGTCATGCG ACCGATGGATTTGAGTACCATTAAAAAGAACATCGAAAGTGGAGCTATTCGAAGCACTGTGGAGTTCCAACGGGACATATCTCTCATGTTCTTCAACTCAATCATATACAACCCCACTTATCACGAAGTTAATCGTCTAGCAAAGGAAATGTATACCGAAAGCACTACCATTATTCAG GAATTTGTTAATGCCCAGTTGCTAGCAGCTCATAACGTAGAGTCAATGCGTCCAATTCGACGTGAAACACGAGATCTTGCCCGTCGAACTGAATCGTTGAGCTCACATGAAGAAACACCTGTGAAGCTGGAAGAAGGCAAAACACGAGCGGCAAAAAGAGCCTCTGCTGCTGCGCAAATTGACGATAGCACGACCATCAAAACAAAGAGACGATCGCGTTTGCACAATGACTGA